One Peribacillus simplex NBRC 15720 = DSM 1321 genomic region harbors:
- a CDS encoding aminopeptidase — translation MKDPRIGTLAKNLINYSVKLQKGERILIENFGLQRELVNALVNEAYAAGGYPFVLLKDHQVDRALLMGAKEEQYKMMGEFEANVMNQMDAYIGLRAGDNINEQSDVPSEKMAIHGQTVGKVHRNIRVPKTKWVVLRYPTNSMAQLAKMSTEAFEDFYFEVCNLDYGKMSAAMDNLVELMDKTDKVRLTGPGTDLTFSIKDIKAIKCAGELNIPDGEVYTAPVKDSINGVISYNTPSPYQGFTFENVKLTFKDGKIVEAVANDTERINKIFDTDEGARYVGEFAIGVNPYILHPMQDILFDEKIDGSFHFTPGQCYDDAFNGNHSDIHWDLVNIQRPEYGGGEIHFDDVLIRKDGRFVLPELENLNPENLK, via the coding sequence ATGAAAGATCCCAGAATTGGTACATTGGCCAAAAACTTAATCAATTATTCCGTGAAGCTTCAAAAAGGTGAAAGAATCTTGATCGAAAACTTTGGATTGCAGCGTGAACTTGTTAATGCACTTGTGAATGAAGCCTATGCAGCAGGTGGTTACCCATTCGTCCTGTTAAAGGATCACCAAGTGGATCGTGCCTTGCTGATGGGTGCCAAAGAAGAACAGTACAAGATGATGGGTGAGTTTGAAGCTAACGTAATGAACCAGATGGATGCTTATATCGGACTTCGTGCCGGGGATAATATCAATGAACAATCCGATGTCCCTTCAGAGAAGATGGCGATTCATGGACAGACAGTCGGTAAAGTACATAGAAATATCCGCGTGCCAAAAACAAAATGGGTCGTACTTCGCTACCCGACAAATTCCATGGCCCAATTAGCCAAAATGAGCACAGAAGCATTCGAAGACTTTTATTTCGAAGTCTGCAACCTCGACTATGGCAAAATGAGCGCAGCAATGGACAACCTTGTTGAATTGATGGATAAAACGGATAAGGTCCGCTTAACTGGGCCCGGTACGGACCTAACCTTCTCCATCAAAGACATTAAAGCCATCAAATGTGCGGGTGAGCTGAACATTCCTGACGGTGAAGTATATACGGCTCCAGTTAAAGATTCCATCAATGGAGTGATTTCGTATAATACTCCGTCCCCTTATCAGGGTTTTACTTTTGAAAACGTGAAGTTAACATTCAAGGATGGAAAAATCGTTGAAGCGGTTGCGAATGATACGGAACGCATCAACAAAATTTTTGATACTGATGAAGGCGCACGATATGTCGGTGAATTTGCAATTGGTGTAAATCCTTATATTCTACATCCGATGCAAGATATCCTCTTTGATGAAAAAATTGATGGAAGTTTTCATTTCACTCCCGGACAATGCTATGATGATGCCTTTAACGGAAACCATTCAGACATTCACTGGGACCTTGTCAATATTCAGCGACCTGAATATGGCGGCGGGGAAATCCATTTTGATGACGTCTTAATACGTAAGGACGGACGCTTCGTTTTACCGGAACTGGAAAATTTAAATCCAGAAAATTTAAAATAA
- a CDS encoding DUF948 domain-containing protein: MEIILYVSAAVAAIAFLVLVIFLTKVLTSLQTTLDSVARTLTGLESQMQGITLETTQLLHKTNTLAEDLQHKSENLNTVVDAVKDVGTSISSFNSSIQKVSHKVQAEIDNNQERISQIVQWSNVAMEIRDKWKSRSKQAAPTPTERAELEREALETDNLPKKRFLRSRS, translated from the coding sequence ATGGAGATTATTTTATACGTAAGTGCTGCTGTTGCAGCGATAGCTTTTTTGGTACTTGTTATTTTCCTAACAAAGGTACTGACATCACTTCAAACTACCCTGGACAGTGTGGCCCGGACGCTGACAGGACTAGAGAGCCAAATGCAGGGCATAACGCTCGAAACTACTCAGTTATTACATAAAACGAATACGTTGGCTGAAGATTTGCAGCATAAGTCAGAAAACCTGAACACGGTGGTGGATGCCGTGAAGGATGTAGGCACATCCATCTCTAGTTTTAATTCTTCCATCCAAAAGGTTTCCCATAAAGTGCAGGCTGAGATTGATAATAATCAAGAACGAATCTCACAAATCGTACAATGGAGCAATGTAGCCATGGAGATCAGGGACAAATGGAAATCCAGAAGCAAACAGGCTGCCCCGACCCCAACCGAAAGGGCGGAGTTAGAAAGGGAAGCACTGGAAACAGATAACCTACCTAAAAAAAGGTTTTTACGTTCTAGATCTTAA
- a CDS encoding YtxH domain-containing protein, with protein MTQKEFAAKDYQKSYEDERDSINSKDFMIGALIGGMIGAATALFMAPKTGKELRNDFNEQAKNISEKTERLRLTAMEKGTVLADTAKEKTSSVTGIVSNKSSNIVNKVKSLKTGKENGDAADNTTNSSNKDIDVTGTSDSPIVSVETNFANGNDSENNLADPTSGNKNAAKLKLDEAKKAFDETENNLKK; from the coding sequence ATGACTCAAAAAGAATTTGCGGCAAAGGACTATCAGAAATCTTATGAGGACGAACGCGACTCGATCAATTCGAAGGACTTTATGATTGGCGCCTTGATCGGCGGGATGATCGGAGCAGCTACAGCTTTGTTCATGGCCCCGAAAACAGGCAAGGAATTAAGGAATGACTTCAATGAACAAGCTAAAAACATTTCAGAGAAAACAGAAAGATTAAGACTAACGGCGATGGAAAAAGGTACAGTCCTTGCTGATACTGCAAAAGAAAAAACAAGCTCCGTCACTGGAATCGTTTCCAACAAATCTTCAAATATCGTCAATAAAGTGAAAAGCCTAAAAACGGGAAAAGAAAACGGCGACGCGGCTGATAATACGACGAATTCTAGCAATAAGGATATAGATGTAACCGGAACTTCCGATTCTCCTATCGTATCCGTCGAAACGAACTTTGCTAACGGCAATGACTCAGAAAATAATCTTGCAGATCCTACAAGCGGAAACAAGAATGCGGCAAAATTAAAACTTGATGAAGCGAAAAAGGCATTTGATGAAACAGAGAATAATCTAAAGAAATAA
- the ytxJ gene encoding bacillithiol system redox-active protein YtxJ, producing the protein MVMSKIETEEQFNELLKEDTFLLFKHSVTCPVSAEAFEQYERYILDNEQLKTAYLAVQEARPLSNYVAETFDVKHQSPQAILFKSGKPAWNESHWRITYDSLSKAITE; encoded by the coding sequence ATGGTCATGAGTAAAATCGAAACAGAAGAACAATTCAATGAGCTTCTAAAAGAGGATACATTCCTGCTTTTCAAGCATAGTGTAACATGCCCGGTCAGTGCTGAAGCATTTGAACAATATGAGAGGTACATTTTAGATAACGAACAACTTAAAACGGCCTATTTAGCCGTTCAGGAAGCTCGTCCACTATCCAATTATGTGGCAGAAACATTTGATGTCAAACATCAATCCCCTCAGGCCATCCTGTTTAAAAGTGGAAAACCTGCCTGGAATGAATCTCATTGGCGGATTACATATGATTCATTGAGCAAGGCCATTACTGAATGA
- a CDS encoding bifunctional 3-deoxy-7-phosphoheptulonate synthase/chorismate mutase encodes MSNKELDGLRNQLDDVNLQLLHLINQRAELVQEIGRVKEKQGVNRYDPVRERTMLDLIEANNQGPLDLGSIKHIFKEIFKLGLELQKDDQKKTLLVSRKQKAEDTIIDIKGELIGNGIPSFVFGPCAVESYEQTAAVAEVIKAKGLKLMRGGAFKPRTSPYDFQGLGLEGLQILKRVADEYGLAVISEIVSANDIEAAIDHIDVIQIGARNMQNFDLLKAAGAVNKPVLLKRGLAATIEEFIHAAEYIMSQGNGNIILCERGIRTYEKATRNTLDISAVPILKQETHLPVMVDVTHSTGRRDLLLPTAKAALAIGADGVMAEVHPDPSVALSDSAQQMDFKQFDEFYDEIKRLNWVTV; translated from the coding sequence ATGAGCAACAAAGAGCTTGATGGACTTCGTAATCAACTGGATGATGTGAACCTTCAGTTATTACATCTTATTAATCAACGTGCTGAACTTGTACAGGAAATTGGTCGCGTTAAAGAAAAACAAGGTGTAAACCGTTACGATCCGGTCCGTGAAAGAACAATGCTGGATCTTATCGAAGCCAATAATCAAGGACCGCTTGATCTTGGTTCGATTAAACATATCTTTAAAGAAATCTTTAAATTGGGCTTAGAGCTACAAAAAGATGATCAGAAGAAAACGCTTCTTGTATCAAGAAAACAAAAGGCTGAAGACACTATCATCGACATTAAGGGTGAATTGATCGGTAACGGGATCCCTAGCTTTGTTTTCGGACCATGTGCCGTTGAATCTTATGAACAGACAGCTGCGGTGGCGGAAGTCATTAAAGCTAAAGGTCTGAAATTGATGCGCGGCGGTGCATTTAAGCCACGTACATCTCCATATGACTTCCAAGGGCTTGGTTTGGAAGGTTTACAAATACTTAAACGTGTTGCTGATGAATACGGCTTGGCTGTCATCAGTGAAATCGTGAGTGCCAACGATATCGAAGCGGCGATCGATCATATCGATGTCATCCAAATCGGGGCGCGCAACATGCAAAACTTCGACTTGCTAAAAGCGGCTGGTGCCGTAAATAAACCAGTTCTTTTAAAACGTGGATTGGCTGCAACGATTGAAGAGTTCATTCATGCAGCGGAATACATCATGTCGCAGGGCAATGGCAACATTATCCTTTGTGAACGCGGTATCCGTACTTACGAAAAAGCAACAAGAAATACACTTGATATCTCTGCTGTACCGATTTTAAAACAAGAAACTCATTTACCGGTCATGGTTGATGTAACGCATTCAACTGGACGTCGCGATCTCCTGCTTCCTACGGCTAAAGCGGCTCTTGCAATCGGTGCTGACGGTGTTATGGCTGAAGTGCATCCGGATCCTTCCGTTGCATTATCGGATTCTGCACAGCAAATGGACTTCAAACAATTTGATGAATTCTACGATGAAATTAAACGTTTGAACTGGGTAACTGTATAA
- the ccpA gene encoding catabolite control protein A, translated as MNNITIYDVAREANVSMATVSRVVNGNPNVKPATRKKVSDVIEKLGYRPNAVARGLASKKTTTVGVIIPDISSIFFAELARGIEDIATMYKYNIILSSSDENIDKEFHLLNTMLGKQVDGIVFMGGNISDEHVKEFKNSPVPIVLAGSVDESGQVPSVNIDYEAAAFDAVTFFAKKGHKHIAFVSGNPSALINEMKLTGYKRGLKEAGLSFDESYIVEGDYTYDSGIESFEKYLEAENRPTAFIAGADEMALGIVHAAQDKGYNVPEDFEVISFDNTRLTLMVRPQITTIVQPLYDIGAVAMRLLTKLMNKEQVEEGLEKVILPHRIENRQSTK; from the coding sequence ATGAATAATATAACCATTTATGATGTGGCGCGTGAGGCGAATGTTTCCATGGCCACCGTTTCCCGCGTAGTTAACGGGAATCCAAATGTAAAGCCTGCAACAAGGAAGAAAGTTTCCGATGTGATTGAGAAGTTAGGGTACCGTCCCAATGCAGTGGCAAGGGGACTTGCTTCAAAGAAAACGACTACAGTCGGGGTCATCATCCCTGATATCTCAAGCATCTTTTTTGCCGAATTGGCACGGGGCATAGAAGATATAGCCACCATGTATAAATATAATATCATTCTAAGCAGTTCTGATGAGAATATAGATAAGGAATTCCATTTGTTGAATACGATGCTTGGAAAACAAGTGGATGGTATCGTATTCATGGGCGGCAACATTTCTGATGAGCATGTCAAAGAGTTTAAGAATTCACCGGTTCCAATCGTTCTAGCAGGTTCGGTTGATGAAAGCGGACAAGTTCCATCGGTTAATATTGATTATGAGGCGGCGGCATTCGACGCAGTGACCTTCTTCGCTAAAAAAGGCCACAAGCATATCGCTTTTGTAAGCGGAAACCCTTCCGCGCTGATTAATGAAATGAAATTGACTGGTTATAAACGAGGGTTGAAGGAAGCTGGGCTTTCATTTGATGAAAGTTATATCGTTGAAGGTGATTATACATATGATTCAGGAATTGAGTCTTTTGAAAAGTACCTGGAAGCTGAAAACAGACCGACGGCATTCATCGCCGGTGCTGATGAAATGGCGCTTGGAATTGTCCATGCCGCACAGGACAAAGGGTATAATGTACCGGAAGACTTTGAAGTGATCAGCTTCGATAATACGAGATTGACATTGATGGTGCGTCCTCAAATCACGACGATCGTTCAACCTTTATATGATATAGGTGCGGTTGCGATGAGGCTTCTTACAAAGTTGATGAATAAAGAACAAGTGGAGGAAGGCCTTGAAAAAGTGATCCTGCCACATCGGATTGAAAACCGTCAATCAACGAAATAA
- a CDS encoding acetoin utilization protein AcuC, with the protein MNDTSLFVYSDELLTYKFNDEHPFNQKRLKLTLDLLKKHHAINDDQIIKPRMATDTELELIHDHHYVNAVRLAGQGKLPPEKAVNYGLGTEDTPIFPKMHEASALLVGGTLTAVDAVMTGQSLHALNLGGGLHHGFRGKASGFCIYNDSSVAIKYLQKKYGARVLYVDTDAHHGDGVQWSFYDDPDVCTLSIHETGRYLFPGTGNINERGQGKGYGYSFNIPVDAFTEDESWLDCYRASFKEVIEFFKPDVILTQNGADSHYYDPLTHLSATMKIYREIPKLAHEMAHKYCEGRWIAVGGGGYDIWRVVPRAWARVWLEMTNNDISGPLSKEWLDCWQPESPVPLPNEWDDMEDIYEPIPRKPEITEKNALTLEKVLYPIRSSKQTSKSNEQS; encoded by the coding sequence ATGAATGATACATCCCTTTTCGTCTATTCGGATGAACTCCTTACCTACAAATTCAACGATGAGCATCCATTCAATCAAAAACGGCTTAAACTCACGCTTGATCTATTAAAAAAACACCATGCCATCAATGATGATCAAATTATCAAGCCCAGAATGGCTACCGATACAGAATTGGAACTGATCCATGATCACCATTATGTAAACGCTGTCAGATTGGCAGGCCAGGGAAAGCTCCCCCCTGAAAAGGCAGTAAATTATGGGCTAGGAACAGAGGATACCCCTATCTTCCCCAAAATGCACGAGGCAAGCGCCTTGCTTGTAGGCGGTACCTTGACGGCTGTTGATGCCGTCATGACCGGTCAGTCCCTGCACGCACTTAATCTTGGCGGTGGCTTGCATCACGGTTTCCGCGGGAAAGCCTCGGGCTTTTGCATTTACAACGATAGTTCGGTCGCGATTAAATACCTGCAAAAAAAATATGGGGCGCGTGTCTTGTATGTCGATACCGATGCACATCATGGTGACGGAGTCCAATGGTCATTTTATGATGATCCGGATGTATGCACCCTATCCATCCATGAAACAGGGCGCTACTTATTTCCCGGAACAGGTAATATTAACGAGCGGGGCCAGGGAAAAGGCTACGGCTATTCATTCAACATCCCGGTCGATGCGTTCACTGAAGATGAATCCTGGCTCGATTGCTATAGGGCTTCCTTTAAAGAGGTCATAGAGTTCTTCAAACCGGATGTCATATTAACGCAAAACGGAGCCGACTCCCATTATTACGATCCGCTCACCCATTTATCTGCCACCATGAAGATTTATAGGGAAATACCAAAGTTGGCCCACGAAATGGCCCATAAGTATTGCGAAGGACGGTGGATTGCAGTAGGCGGCGGCGGATATGATATATGGCGCGTTGTCCCGAGGGCTTGGGCGAGGGTCTGGCTTGAAATGACGAATAATGATATTTCAGGTCCCCTATCAAAGGAATGGCTCGATTGCTGGCAGCCTGAGTCCCCTGTTCCCCTACCGAATGAATGGGATGACATGGAGGATATATACGAACCCATTCCGAGGAAGCCTGAAATTACCGAGAAAAATGCCCTGACGCTTGAAAAAGTCCTTTATCCCATCAGGTCTTCCAAGCAAACGTCGAAAAGCAATGAACAAAGTTAA
- a CDS encoding acetoin utilization AcuB family protein, translated as MIVETIMNEDIITLTPTDTIHSAVLIIKEKRIRHIPIVDDSFQLVGLVSDRDIRDAAPSIFRTEEYKNDLQKPLSSIMKTEIITGHPLDFVEEIGAVFCDNNISCLPIVKGRKLVGIITGSDLLHSYVELTGVNQPGSQIEIRIPDKAGSLHDIAHIFKRRNTNILSTLVYPEKNGTDYKILVIRVQTMNPFMVVEDLKKEGYTILWPSLPGISHE; from the coding sequence ATGATTGTTGAAACAATAATGAATGAGGATATTATCACCCTCACTCCAACGGATACAATCCATAGCGCTGTCTTGATCATCAAGGAGAAGCGAATTCGTCATATACCCATTGTCGATGACAGCTTTCAACTTGTGGGATTAGTCAGCGACCGTGATATTCGGGATGCTGCCCCTTCTATATTCCGTACCGAAGAATACAAAAATGATTTACAAAAACCACTATCAAGCATCATGAAAACGGAAATAATTACGGGGCACCCGCTGGATTTCGTGGAAGAAATCGGGGCTGTTTTTTGTGATAACAATATCAGCTGCCTCCCAATCGTAAAGGGAAGGAAGTTAGTGGGCATCATAACCGGTTCTGATTTACTTCATTCATACGTTGAGTTGACTGGAGTCAATCAGCCCGGTTCCCAAATCGAAATCAGAATCCCGGATAAGGCAGGTTCCCTTCATGATATTGCCCATATTTTCAAAAGGCGCAATACGAATATCCTGAGCACCCTAGTTTATCCTGAAAAAAATGGAACCGATTATAAAATTCTTGTAATTCGTGTACAGACGATGAATCCATTTATGGTGGTGGAGGATTTGAAGAAAGAAGGCTATACCATTTTATGGCCTAGTCTACCGGGGATTTCACATGAATGA